Genomic segment of Actinomycetota bacterium:
TTAAGGCCGGCGAGCGCTTTATCGAGGTCGCCCACGCGGGTGAGACGCCGATATATGCCTGCGTCGAGGCTGTCGAGGCTGATGTTGACCCGCTTCAAACCCGCGGCTTTGAGGTCGTCGCCATAGTCCGGCAAGAGCAGCCCGTTGGTCGTAAGCGACATGTCGCGCAAGCCCGGTATCGCCGCCAACATCTTAACCAGGGCGACCGCGTCTTTTCGCACCAGCGGCTCGCCGCCGGTGAGGCGAATTTTGGTGATTCCCGCGGCGACAGCGGCGACAGCGAAGCGCTCTATCTCCTCGTAGCTTAGAATGTCGCGGTGCGCCTTGGCCTCAACCCCCGCCTTGGGCATACAGTACGAGCAGCGCAGGTTGCACCGGTCGGTCACGGATATTCTCAAATAATCTATCCTGCGGTTGAACCTATCGTAAAGCTCCACTCGGACTTCCCTCTGTTTCGCCTGGACGGCCTGTGCCGGCCAGGTATGACTTCTCTATCATATCCGCCACCCCGGCGGCGTCGTCTAACGCAAAATGCGGTCGCTCCACCGCGAAGTCGTTGTCGGTCACGACCGCGATGAGTTCATCTTCCTCACTTATAAATTCGCGGCTATGGTCTTTGCGGGAGACCTCTATCTTCGGAAAGCGTCCCCGTTTATATCCTTCGGTTAGCACCAGGTCGTAGCCCGGCCCCACCAGCGCGATTATCTCGTCGACCGCGAGTTCTTCATCGAGCCTCTTGACCATCGCCAGCTTGTGCGCCGAGGCGATGACGACCGCGTCGGCTCCCGCCCCGAAGTGGCGGTGGGTATCCTTTCCGGGATGATCCATCTCGAAATCGTGGACGTTGTGTTTTATGACGGCGACCCGGTAGCCGCGCCGTTTAAGCTCCTTGATGAGTTTTACGAGAAAGGTCGTCTTGCCGGCGTTCGATTTGCCGACGACCGAGATGACCGGTATCACTTAAAGCACCCCAGCTCACAGGCGTGAATCTTCACACCGAGTTCGTCGCAGGCATCGCCGACCATGCGCGCCGGCACGCCGAGGTCTTCGGCGACCTTGCGCGCCACCGTACACGATATCCGCTTGTCCGTCGCCGCCTCTTCGACTCGCTTCAAAACCTCTAAGGTTGGTTTGTCCATTGTCTCTATCTCCAATCTACCCTGAAATAGTCGCCGTAACCGGCTCCATAAGCTGCACCGTCACGGTATCACCGGGCTTTAACGCCATGTCTTCGGCGACCGTCGCGCGGACCATATTCCGGCGGCCCGACCGGTCGGCGAACGCTTCCTCAAAACCTATCAATACCGTCGATACCTCCTACTACATGCTGGTTACTTCCCCCGGATTCTCAGACCCCCCGTATAGAGCTGCGAATTTCGTCCCCGAACATATCCGACCAGCTCGACTCCGAGTTCGTAAGCTAAATCGATCGCCATATCGGTCGCCGCGGTCCGCGAAAGGATAATGGGGATACCCGCTTTCGCCGCTTTGACCACCACCTCGTATGAGATACGCCCGGTCGTCAACAGCATGACGTCCCGGTCGGCCTCATCGTCGAGAAACAAGCGTCCCAGAATCATGTCGACCGTGTTGTGGCGGCCGATATCCTGGCGCAACATCCACACCTTGTCATCCTTGACCAATGCCGAGGAGTGCATGCCGGGCCGGTGGCTCCGGCCTAAAAACTCTTTCATTAATTCCGGGATTCTCGCCGCCTCGACCGAAAAGCCCGAATCCGGCTTGCGGATGCCGCGCGTATCGCCGGGGTCGGTAAAGGAAAGCCCTTTGCCGCAACCGGAGGTCATAAAACGCCGGCCGGCCGTGACGCTCGCCCGCTGCCCGGCCTTTTTAAGTTCGATGCGCGCTTCGCCGAGACACGTATCGACGCGCAAACCCTTTATCTCATCGCGCGACTCCAAGATACCCTCGGCGACCATAAAACCACAAGCCAGCTCGTCGAGGTGCTCGAGGCTGCACTGCAACGTCACTAACTCCTCGCCGTCCAGATAGATGGTTACCGGGCGCTCTATCGGTGGGCGCCGGTCGTCTTTTTTGTTCTTAGCCATCAATTCGGCGATCCCATTTTCCGCCTTGTCCAGGTCGTTTGAGGTATTTACGTTTATAAATGTAACATCGGCTCCTTCGAGATGGGCAAGCTCCGAACTCCCCACAATCCAGACGTTGAGCCGTGGAAAAATCGCCGCCACCTTGCGCTCGCCGCGCGCGAGTACCTCATCGATAGCCGGAATGCAGCGTTTGCCGTAGAACGCGAAGAGCGGCTCAAGACCGCCGGCCGTCCTTGGAACCACAATGTCGGCCTGGCCGGTCAGCCCGGCCAAATACCGGATGACCCGCGGGTCGGCAAAGGGCATGTCTACGGCGAGGACGAAATTCGTCTCGTACGACGACTCCTTCAAGCCGGTGCCGATGCCGCCGAGCGGACCCTGGTTCGCGACGGCATCCATCACGACCTTGGCGCCGGTTATCTCCAAAGGAATAGGCTGGTTCGTGACGACGATGACCTCGCTGAAGAGCGCCGACACATTATTTACCGCGCGCAAGAGCAACGGCTCGCCGTCGAACTCGACCAGGTTCTTGTCGCGCCCCATGCGTCTGCTCTTGCCGCCGGCCACGATAATCGCGGCCATATTGAGTTTTCCGTCGCCCTCTTCCATAACCATACTATTATTATATTGATAACTTACTGTAAAATCCTAGCAATCCCCGCATAAAAGGGACTGCTACGCAAAATTTCTCCGCCCGCCGACCGGGACGCCGGCTACTCTCTCGATACCGCGTGCACATCGGTCGAATCGAACGACGTCGAAACGCGCATGCCTACCCGCAAGCCCATCTCATTGGCGGAGCGCTTGGTGACGAGGGCGACCAACGCAAACCCGCACTCCGTCACCGCGCGATAGAACGCGCCCATATCGTACAACTTGGTTATCTCGCCCTCGAAATGATTGCGCATGCCCGTCTGGCGCTCGCTGTGGTCGGCGGCGGCGATATAGACATTCTCGGGACGGACAAAGAGCCAGACCTTAGCGGTGAGACCTTCCCCGCCGGCGACCTCTATCTCTTGGCCTTCGACCTCGACGACGGTGACTCCGTCGCGCGCGCCGGCGACCCTGCCTTCGAGGATATTCTCGACGCCGACGAGGTCGGCGACCATCTCGTTTACCGGACGGTTCATCACCTCTTGCGCGGTGCCGACCTGCACGATTCGCCCTTCGTCCATCACGGCAATCCTGTCGGCGATCATTATCGCTTCGGTGCGCTGGTGGGTGACGTAGACCACGGTCACGTCGAGCCTATCGAGCACCTCCCGCAAGTCTTCGATGAGCGCCCTCTTAGTGGGAGGGTCGAGTGAGGCCATCGGCTCGTCGAGGAGTAAAAGCTCCGGTTCGAGGACGAGCGCTCGCGCAAGGGAGACGCGTTGCGCC
This window contains:
- the mobB gene encoding molybdopterin-guanine dinucleotide biosynthesis protein B; this encodes MIPVISVVGKSNAGKTTFLVKLIKELKRRGYRVAVIKHNVHDFEMDHPGKDTHRHFGAGADAVVIASAHKLAMVKRLDEELAVDEIIALVGPGYDLVLTEGYKRGRFPKIEVSRKDHSREFISEEDELIAVVTDNDFAVERPHFALDDAAGVADMIEKSYLAGTGRPGETEGSPSGALR
- the fdhD gene encoding formate dehydrogenase accessory sulfurtransferase FdhD, which gives rise to MEEGDGKLNMAAIIVAGGKSRRMGRDKNLVEFDGEPLLLRAVNNVSALFSEVIVVTNQPIPLEITGAKVVMDAVANQGPLGGIGTGLKESSYETNFVLAVDMPFADPRVIRYLAGLTGQADIVVPRTAGGLEPLFAFYGKRCIPAIDEVLARGERKVAAIFPRLNVWIVGSSELAHLEGADVTFINVNTSNDLDKAENGIAELMAKNKKDDRRPPIERPVTIYLDGEELVTLQCSLEHLDELACGFMVAEGILESRDEIKGLRVDTCLGEARIELKKAGQRASVTAGRRFMTSGCGKGLSFTDPGDTRGIRKPDSGFSVEAARIPELMKEFLGRSHRPGMHSSALVKDDKVWMLRQDIGRHNTVDMILGRLFLDDEADRDVMLLTTGRISYEVVVKAAKAGIPIILSRTAATDMAIDLAYELGVELVGYVRGRNSQLYTGGLRIRGK
- a CDS encoding ABC transporter ATP-binding protein, with protein sequence MGAAYLRIADLLQRYGDKVVSDIDDLVIERGEVLAVIGPNGAGKSTLLKLIARLEKPVSGKISFNGGISDELDIRRRLAMVFQEPLLFNTTVFDNIAYGLKVRKVAKEEIASRVREVAGMLDVAHLLGRASINLSGGEAQRVSLARALVLEPELLLLDEPMASLDPPTKRALIEDLREVLDRLDVTVVYVTHQRTEAIMIADRIAVMDEGRIVQVGTAQEVMNRPVNEMVADLVGVENILEGRVAGARDGVTVVEVEGQEIEVAGGEGLTAKVWLFVRPENVYIAAADHSERQTGMRNHFEGEITKLYDMGAFYRAVTECGFALVALVTKRSANEMGLRVGMRVSTSFDSTDVHAVSRE